A single region of the Etheostoma cragini isolate CJK2018 chromosome 3, CSU_Ecrag_1.0, whole genome shotgun sequence genome encodes:
- the lrrc51 gene encoding leucine rich repeat containing 51 isoform X2, whose product MCGAPIDLSFKHISSLTDAWTEEHNSGLRPLKRNSEKKYLSCSLRLNNNNIRELHDLQKTVSHFLVEPSKLAWLDLSFNKISHIDQVLCELRDLRVLYLHGNSIYILSEVDRLGVLPHLHTITLHGNVIETNKAYRNRVISALPRLKTMDFSAVTRQERVMAKIWHHSNNRSRSSTENL is encoded by the exons ATGTGTGGAGCGCCAATTGATTTATCTTTTAAACACATCAGCAGTTTGACAG ACGCATGGACAGAGGAACACAACAGCGGTCTGCGGCCTTTAAAGAGAAATTCGGAGAAGAAGTACCTAAGCTGCTCTCTGCGTcttaataacaacaacatcagGGAACTTCACGACCTCCAAAAGACTGTAAGCCATTTCCTGGTTGAGCCATCAAAGCTTGCCTGGCTGGACCTTTCCTTCAACAAAATCTCACACATAGATCAA GTTTTGTGCGAGCTGCGTGACCTCCGTGTGTTGTATCTACACGGCAACAGCATTTATATTCTGTCAGAGGTGGACAGGCTAGGAGTGCTACCCCATCTACACACCATCACTCTGCATGGAAATGTCATAGAAACCAACAAGGCTTACAG gAATCGTGTGATTTCTGCTTTGCCTCGGTTAAAGACGATGGACTTCAGTGCTGTGACGCGCCAGGAGCGAGTAATGGCAAAGATTTGGCATCACAGCAACAACCGCAGCAGAAGCAGCACGGAGAACCTCTAG
- the lamtor1 gene encoding ragulator complex protein LAMTOR1: MGCCYSSENETTEQDPDERKPLIPHPNPVSKPPNGTDWITTSVPSARTDEQALLTSILTKTAQNIIDVSAADSVMMEQHEYMDKARQYSTKLAVLSNSLPQKKALALPSLTSQPHQVLASDLVPYSDVQQVSKIAAYAYSAISQIKVDAKEELVVQFAIP; this comes from the exons ATGGGTTGCTGTTACAGCAGTGAGAACGAAACCACAGAGCAG GACCCTGATGAACGTAAGCCGCTGATCCCCCACCCAAACCCTGTCAGCAAGCCCCCAAATGGAACAGACTGGATCACTACCAGTGTCCCCTCGGCGAGGACAGATGAACAGGCCCTCCTTACATCCATCCTCACCAAGACAGCACA GAACATTATTGATGTCTCAGCAGCTGACTCTGTCATGATGGAGCAGCATGAATACATGGACAAAGCTCGGCAATACAG tacGAAGTTGGCTGTGTTGAGCAACAGTCTGCCCCAGAAGAAAGCCCTCGCTCTCCCCTCTCTCACCAGCCAGCCCCACCAAGTGCTCGCAAGTGACCTGGTGCCATACTCAGATGTTCAGCAG GTGTCCAAGATAGCAGCTTACGCTTACAGTGCAATCTCTCAAATCAAAGTGGACGCTAAAGAAGAACTGGTGGTCCAGTTTGCCATTCCCTGA
- the lrrc51 gene encoding leucine rich repeat containing 51 isoform X3, which translates to MIYVMDQQFEVSEGANMCGAPIDLSFKHISSLTDAWTEEHNSGLRPLKRNSEKKYLSCSLRLNNNNIRELHDLQKTVSHFLVEPSKLAWLDLSFNKISHIDQVLCELRDLRVLYLHGNSIYILSEVDRLGVLPHLHTITLHGNVIETNKAYRRWTSVL; encoded by the exons ATGATATATGTGATGGATCAGCAATTTGAG GTGAGTGAAGGTGCGAATATGTGTGGAGCGCCAATTGATTTATCTTTTAAACACATCAGCAGTTTGACAG ACGCATGGACAGAGGAACACAACAGCGGTCTGCGGCCTTTAAAGAGAAATTCGGAGAAGAAGTACCTAAGCTGCTCTCTGCGTcttaataacaacaacatcagGGAACTTCACGACCTCCAAAAGACTGTAAGCCATTTCCTGGTTGAGCCATCAAAGCTTGCCTGGCTGGACCTTTCCTTCAACAAAATCTCACACATAGATCAA GTTTTGTGCGAGCTGCGTGACCTCCGTGTGTTGTATCTACACGGCAACAGCATTTATATTCTGTCAGAGGTGGACAGGCTAGGAGTGCTACCCCATCTACACACCATCACTCTGCATGGAAATGTCATAGAAACCAACAAGGCTTACAG ACGATGGACTTCAGTGCTGTGA
- the lrrc51 gene encoding leucine rich repeat containing 51 isoform X1 has protein sequence MIYVMDQQFEVSEGANMCGAPIDLSFKHISSLTDAWTEEHNSGLRPLKRNSEKKYLSCSLRLNNNNIRELHDLQKTVSHFLVEPSKLAWLDLSFNKISHIDQVLCELRDLRVLYLHGNSIYILSEVDRLGVLPHLHTITLHGNVIETNKAYRNRVISALPRLKTMDFSAVTRQERVMAKIWHHSNNRSRSSTENL, from the exons ATGATATATGTGATGGATCAGCAATTTGAG GTGAGTGAAGGTGCGAATATGTGTGGAGCGCCAATTGATTTATCTTTTAAACACATCAGCAGTTTGACAG ACGCATGGACAGAGGAACACAACAGCGGTCTGCGGCCTTTAAAGAGAAATTCGGAGAAGAAGTACCTAAGCTGCTCTCTGCGTcttaataacaacaacatcagGGAACTTCACGACCTCCAAAAGACTGTAAGCCATTTCCTGGTTGAGCCATCAAAGCTTGCCTGGCTGGACCTTTCCTTCAACAAAATCTCACACATAGATCAA GTTTTGTGCGAGCTGCGTGACCTCCGTGTGTTGTATCTACACGGCAACAGCATTTATATTCTGTCAGAGGTGGACAGGCTAGGAGTGCTACCCCATCTACACACCATCACTCTGCATGGAAATGTCATAGAAACCAACAAGGCTTACAG gAATCGTGTGATTTCTGCTTTGCCTCGGTTAAAGACGATGGACTTCAGTGCTGTGACGCGCCAGGAGCGAGTAATGGCAAAGATTTGGCATCACAGCAACAACCGCAGCAGAAGCAGCACGGAGAACCTCTAG